The nucleotide sequence TGTGTGCTCATCCCCAAAGCACAGCATACGAATAGAGAACTTAATTTTGCTTTATGTTGCATGACTATTTCCTTCTTCTTTTAATGGCTATATTGCCAATGACTTGTTGTCGTTATTTTTATGAACTTACTTTTTATATCTTTTAATATCTTTTAATATCTTTTAATAAGTATTTTTTAATATTTATTTTCAGTTACTTACCTTCAAAAAATTAACAGTGATTAATATGAAAATGGATAAAATTTCCAATAATTTTTAATCTGCGCCCAACGATGCGCCATACCTTCTGGCTCAAATATCAGGAACAAAATAATCACTAAGCCGATGGCCATTTCTTTTATGTAAGCTAAGCCGTCAACCACCATAGGAATATTGCCCCACTCGGTCATTTTCATTAAGCCAACACCGCTTTCTAATGCTTCAGGTAAGAACACCATGAACACAACGCCCATTAACGTGCCTTTAATAGAGCCTAAGCCGCCGATAATAATCATGGCGAGAAATTGAATTGACATGAACAAGGTGAATCCTTCGGCAGACACATAACCTAAATAATGCGCATAAAGTGCTCCACCAATACCTGCGTAAAAAGATGAAACCCCGAATGACAACAAGCGATATTTATTTAATTTAATGCCCATTATTTCAGCTGAAAGATAATGGTCACGTACCGCAATAAAGGCACGTCCTTCTCGGCTACGCATTAAGTTACAGCCCCAAATATACATAAACACTAAGGCAAATAACGCGATATAGAAAAAGCTTTCATCAGTATTAAAAACAAAACCAAACAAGTTAATCGGGTCTGCCGATGAACCGTATGAGCCACCAGAAAACCAGTTAGCACGGGCAAAAAAGTCTTCTAAAATAAACTGTGCTGCTAACGTTGCGATGGCAAGGTACAAGCCTTTAATTCTTGAGGCCGGTAAACCAAAGATCATCCCTACCCCCATGGTTAAAAAACCCGCCAGTGGGATACATAACACCACGGGAATGCCAAATGACACGTTCAACCAGGCAGAAGCAAAAGCACCAAAGCCAAAAAATGCCCCATGTCCAAGTGATATTTGTCCGGTATAACCGACCAAAATATTTAACCCTAGCGCGGCAATACCTAAGTACGATATTTGAATAAATAATGTTAAATAATAAGCATCAACTAAATAAGGCGCGGCGCACAATAATGCGATAGCCATGATCGCCATACGTTTGATGGTTTTAGTTTCAAAAATGGTATTATCTTGTTTATAGCTAGTACGGAAATCACCGCATGGTCGCATCGTTAAACTCGACATAATTAACTCCTAAAAACTCGATGTAACTCGATATAGTTCGATTCAGTTCAATAAAACTCGCTGAAAATTAGCGCTACCTTTTACCGTTGTAGCGCATGCTTCACATCACGAAAATTTAAATTCTTTCAATATCTTTAGTACCAAATAAACCGTAAGGCTTGAACCAAAGAATGATAAGTAATACGTAAAATGGCGCTATGTCATACATGTTGCCAATATGGAGATATTGGCTATCAAAAAACTCAGCAACATTCTCTAATACGCCGATAATTAAACCACCGACAATGGCACCAACGATTGAATCTAAGCCACCTAAAATAACCGCCGGGAAGACTTTAATCCCCATCATAGAGAGCGAACTTGATACCCCGCTGACCATGGCGATAACCACACCTGCGGTCGCTGATACGGTTGCTGCAATTCCCCAACTCATGGCAAACACTTGTTTTACTGAAATACCCAAACTTTGCGCTATTTGTTGATCGAAAGCGGTAGCACGCATGGCTAAACCGTATTTAGAATGTTTAAAGAATAAGTAGAATGCCACCATGATAATCAATGCAATCACGGTACTCATGAGATACGCCACTTCGATATTGAGCCCCAGTATTTGTATACTTTCGGTTTCAAACACTTTTGGATAACTTTGCGCCGAAACACCAAAGATCCACTTCATTAGTGCTTGGAAAAATATCGATAAACCGATAGTGACCATGATCACTGAAATAATTGGCTCACCAATCATTGGGCGTAAGACAATCATCTGCAGCAGAATGCCAAACACCGCCATAAATACCATTGTCAGTAAGAAACCGACAATAAATGGCAGCTCCAAATACACCAATGACGCCCAACAAACCCAAGCACCGATAAGTAAGAACTCACCTTGGGCGAAGTTAACAATTTGGGTAGATTTGTAGACTAAAACAAAACACATACCCACGACGCCATACAATAGGCCAACAATGAGGCCATTGACGATTAACTGAGTTAATAGTTCAAAATTCATGATGCTCTCCGTTCTATATTTGCTTGTGCAATAGCCGCTTGACTCGACTGGTCATTGGCGATCAAGGACGTCACTTTAAGCTGCGTTTGGATACGCGTTTTGGTGCCATCTTGAAAAGCAATGGTTGTGTCAATATCAACTACGTCTTTGTTGTCATAAATTGCCGAGATGATGTCGCCATATTTATCAGCAATAACGCCACGACGAACCTTGCGAGTACGGGTTAATTCGCCATCATCAGCGTCGAGCTCTTTGTATAGCAAAAGAAATTTATGGATTTTTTGAGCGTCAGGTAACGACTCATTGACCCGTGAAATTTCTTCGGCCAATTTTGCGTAAACCTCAGGTAACGTTGATAAGTTGGTGTAGTTA is from Colwellia sp. Arc7-635 and encodes:
- a CDS encoding branched-chain amino acid ABC transporter permease, which gives rise to MNFELLTQLIVNGLIVGLLYGVVGMCFVLVYKSTQIVNFAQGEFLLIGAWVCWASLVYLELPFIVGFLLTMVFMAVFGILLQMIVLRPMIGEPIISVIMVTIGLSIFFQALMKWIFGVSAQSYPKVFETESIQILGLNIEVAYLMSTVIALIIMVAFYLFFKHSKYGLAMRATAFDQQIAQSLGISVKQVFAMSWGIAATVSATAGVVIAMVSGVSSSLSMMGIKVFPAVILGGLDSIVGAIVGGLIIGVLENVAEFFDSQYLHIGNMYDIAPFYVLLIILWFKPYGLFGTKDIERI
- a CDS encoding branched-chain amino acid ABC transporter permease, yielding MSSLTMRPCGDFRTSYKQDNTIFETKTIKRMAIMAIALLCAAPYLVDAYYLTLFIQISYLGIAALGLNILVGYTGQISLGHGAFFGFGAFASAWLNVSFGIPVVLCIPLAGFLTMGVGMIFGLPASRIKGLYLAIATLAAQFILEDFFARANWFSGGSYGSSADPINLFGFVFNTDESFFYIALFALVFMYIWGCNLMRSREGRAFIAVRDHYLSAEIMGIKLNKYRLLSFGVSSFYAGIGGALYAHYLGYVSAEGFTLFMSIQFLAMIIIGGLGSIKGTLMGVVFMVFLPEALESGVGLMKMTEWGNIPMVVDGLAYIKEMAIGLVIILFLIFEPEGMAHRWAQIKNYWKFYPFSY